The window ATTATAATGGAAAACACGCCTTAATGACAACGAAAATAAAGAAAATTACGATTTTCTTGAAATTTTCTTCAAAAACATTTGGCAGTTTCAAAGAAACATACTACCTTTGCAACCGCTTACGAGAAATAAGCAATACAAACTGCTTCAGTAGCTCAGTTGGTTAGAGCACCTGACTGTTAATCAGGGGGTCGTTGGTTCAAGCCCATCCTGGAGCGCATCAAAAGGAATTACGAAAGTAATTCCTTTTTTTGTTTTTATACCTTTCAAGAGACTTTACTGTTAGTTCTGTAGCAAGATGTGAGAATTAGTCTAATTAGCCTAATTGGGCATATTAGGCTTAATATAATAACAGAAAATATAGGGAGATAGAAAAAGAAAAAGGATGTATGCTCTCCTTTTTAAGAAGACTCATACACCCACTATTATATGTAAGTCTGAAAAGTTGCTCTTACTTTGAGCGCCAGAGACCATGAAGGTTGCAGTACTCACGTGCGTAAACCTCAGTTGCATCAGTCTTGAACTCAGCTACTGGACGGTCTGTTGGCTCGAGATACTTACGGAGAACCTCGTTGTTATTAGTTACCAACTCAATCCAAAGGATAGAGTGAGCCTCTGTCATTGGGTGCTCAACCTCACCAACAGTTACACGGTAACCACCTTCAATCTTCTCAACAACAGGTACGTGCTTCTCTGTAGCAGCATCAGTAGTATTCTCAACTACATGCTCCATACCAGCAACACCACACTCACCGCCTACTAATACTTCAACGATCTGACCACTCTCTGAACACTTATATAATTCGTTTCGCTTTGACATAATAAATTATTTCTTAATGTTTTATGTCTGCAAAGATATATCTATTTTCCGAAAGAAACAAACTTTCCACTTGTAAACATTATAAAATTTACATTCTTTAAGATTTTGTTCGCTACAATGGTTACCTTGTATTTACACAATATCTTACCTTATTAGCAATCAAAAACTTTATCAACTCCACCCTCTTCCACCCTCTTTTACCATCGTATTGATGCTTAACACCAATGGTGTTAACGCCCAGCACCAATGGTGCGAACCATGAGCACGCGATGTGCGGAGGGCTAAACACCAAAGAAGTCATCATATAAAGAAGTACCATATACCATTAGAAAAAGCGTATAAAACAAAAAGTAAGTCTCCTTAATGCGATAAGAAGACTTACTTTCTCGAGGTTTATACACCGCTAAATATAGGATATTACATTGAAATGTGTATGCTTTTTTCTTTTTATCTGATAGCTTTACTTACTTTACAACTATCTTCTTGCCAGCATGGATATAAACGCCACGCTGTGAAGGCTTACCTGTGAGTCGCTGACCAGAAAGTGTGTAATAATACTTATCGACCTTACTCTGTTTAGCATCAACCTCAACTCCCTCTATACCAGTAACTTCATTTGTCACGTTATTGACTACATACTTACCATTCTCCTTTGTTGACGAGATAACAAAGTAAGACGTTTTCTTTACTCTTTCGATGTCCATAGTCTGATTGGCACTGGCATTTGATGCGGTACCAATACTAAAAACAAAATTTACATAGTCATCAGCTTTTGTGAGCGTATAGTCCTTATAGAACCAAGTCTTACCATTTAGGGTTGTCTTTGAAGTAACCTTATCACCAGGCCATGCCGTTGCTGTGTGCGTACCACCCCATGAATGATAATTCACGTATGCGTTCCAATTCACCTGATCAGTATTCACATAGACCCGAATCGTCTCTGGTGTGAAGGGGACTGGAGCCGTAACCTTATAGCTGCGAGTGATAATCTTTCCCACTACACCACCTGCCAACAATGCCACCTTCAAGGTTGTTTCACCCTCAGGGAGAGTTATCTCCCTTCCAGAAGCCACCTGCGCACTGCTTGCCGTTGGCTCTGTACCATCCGTTGTATAAACAAGTTTAACTCCCGCATTGGCAGACACCGCAGTTAGTTTAACCTTTAAGTTCTCTACTTCATACTGACCACTCGCCTTATCAACCCAAGGGGTCTCAGCATCAGTGGCAAGATAATAAGCATAGTGATAGCCACTCAATAACTTAGTATAACGTGAAGTAGGAACTATTAGTTGGTTAGCATTGTTCCCCACAACGACCAAGAGCCTTCCATTCGTACCTGTAACAACATTGGCATAATAATCCTTTGAAGAACGATAGACTTGATAACTGCTCGTATTCGTTACCCCAGCTAACTTACGAGCATCGATCATTGCCTTTATTTCCTTTGGATAAGCAAGGTAATGGGTATAGAAAACACAAGGTGTTCCAGGCATTGCCAAGAGATAAGCATTGGCAGCCAATGTGTCCTTACGAATAGGGTCTGGGCTGTAACCGCTTGTCGTACCCCTGTCTTGAACATCATGATTCTCAACAAAGGTAACGGCATATTGCTTATAAGCACCATTATCTACATTGATACCAGTAGGTCTTGAATCACTAAGAACACGCCAATCATTCTGATTGATAGCATCACGAACAGCATAGCGGAAAGCAAAGTCGAAGGCAGCACTACGTTTTCCTGTGGCATCAATCCACGCCTTTACAGTATTCGCATTGCCGTCCCAAAACTCACCTACCGAGTATTTTACGTTTGCTGCTGTATTATAATCACCAACATGAGAAGCGCCAAATCCCTTCACCATATCATATCGGAAGCCAGTATAACCAAGGTCATTAAGCAAATAGTTTTCGTATACCTTAATAATCTTCTGCACGTTCGTACTCTTATGATCAAGGTCGCGCATACCGCCCCAACCTTCTCCTTCGTCATTGTTCTGACTAAGTTGAGTGCCTGTTCTTCTTGCTTCTGTAGCAGCCGCCCCACCATCATCATCAGCACAAACATCCGTAGAAAGGTTCTGATAAGTCACTCCCTTATATACTTCTGCAGGGAAACCAAACCATCCATTATTCGTTCCGTGATGGTTTATAACCACATCGGCAATCGTACCAATCTGCTTATTTTTAAAGGTAGTAATCATACTCCTCAACTCTGCCTCAGTACCGAACGATGAGTTCTGATTGAAGTAATAGAGTGGATCATAACCCATCGACTTCGTTGCAGCAGCCTTACCACTCTGTGGAACCCATACAAGATCAAAATAACCAGAGAAGTCATTAGCTTTCTTCTCCAGCACAGTCCACTGGGAATCGTCGAACGAATCCCAATAAAAACCTTGTAGCATTACACCACCATAACCAGCAGGCCATCCCCGTGACATGGCACAAAGGGAGCATACTAAGGCATATAAAAACACGAGTTTACGTTTCATATAGATTTCGTTTTTAGTTGTTTACAGTCTATGTGTACAAA is drawn from Prevotella melaninogenica and contains these coding sequences:
- a CDS encoding desulfoferrodoxin family protein, encoding MSKRNELYKCSESGQIVEVLVGGECGVAGMEHVVENTTDAATEKHVPVVEKIEGGYRVTVGEVEHPMTEAHSILWIELVTNNNEVLRKYLEPTDRPVAEFKTDATEVYAREYCNLHGLWRSK
- a CDS encoding alpha-amylase family glycosyl hydrolase, which translates into the protein MKRKLVFLYALVCSLCAMSRGWPAGYGGVMLQGFYWDSFDDSQWTVLEKKANDFSGYFDLVWVPQSGKAAATKSMGYDPLYYFNQNSSFGTEAELRSMITTFKNKQIGTIADVVINHHGTNNGWFGFPAEVYKGVTYQNLSTDVCADDDGGAAATEARRTGTQLSQNNDEGEGWGGMRDLDHKSTNVQKIIKVYENYLLNDLGYTGFRYDMVKGFGASHVGDYNTAANVKYSVGEFWDGNANTVKAWIDATGKRSAAFDFAFRYAVRDAINQNDWRVLSDSRPTGINVDNGAYKQYAVTFVENHDVQDRGTTSGYSPDPIRKDTLAANAYLLAMPGTPCVFYTHYLAYPKEIKAMIDARKLAGVTNTSSYQVYRSSKDYYANVVTGTNGRLLVVVGNNANQLIVPTSRYTKLLSGYHYAYYLATDAETPWVDKASGQYEVENLKVKLTAVSANAGVKLVYTTDGTEPTASSAQVASGREITLPEGETTLKVALLAGGVVGKIITRSYKVTAPVPFTPETIRVYVNTDQVNWNAYVNYHSWGGTHTATAWPGDKVTSKTTLNGKTWFYKDYTLTKADDYVNFVFSIGTASNASANQTMDIERVKKTSYFVISSTKENGKYVVNNVTNEVTGIEGVEVDAKQSKVDKYYYTLSGQRLTGKPSQRGVYIHAGKKIVVK